The following proteins are encoded in a genomic region of Neovison vison isolate M4711 chromosome 12, ASM_NN_V1, whole genome shotgun sequence:
- the PAN2 gene encoding PAN2-PAN3 deadenylation complex catalytic subunit PAN2 isoform X2: MNFEGLDPGLAEYAPAMHSALDPVLDAHLNPSLLQNVELDPEGVALEALPVQESVHIMEGVYSELHSVVAEVGVPVSVSHFDLHEEMLWVGSHGGHATSFFGPALERYSSFQVNGSDDIRQIQSLENGILFLTKNNLKYMARGGLIIFDYLLDESEDMHSLLLTDSSTLLVGGLQNHILEIDLNTVQETQKYAVETPGVTIMRQTNRFFFCGHTSGKVSLRDLRTFKVEHEFDAFSGSLSDFDVHGNLLAACGFSSRLTGLACDRFLKVYDLRMMRAITPLQVHVDPAFLRFIPTYTSRLAIISQSGQCQFCEPTGLANPADIFHVNPVGPLLMTFDVSASKQALAFGDSEGCVHLWTDSPEPSFNPYSRETEFALPCLVDSLPPLDWSQDLLPLSLIPVPLTTDTLLSDWPAANSAPAPRRAPPVDAEILRTMKKVGFIGYAPNPRTRLRNQIPYRLKESDSEFDSFSQVTESPIGREEEPHLHMVSKKYRKVTIKYSKLGLEDFDFKHYNKTLFAGLEPHIPNAYCNCMIQVLYFLEPVRCLIQNHLCQKEFCLACELGFLFHMLDLSRGDPCQGSNFLRAFRTIPEASALGLILADSDEASGKGNLARLIQRWNRFILTQLHQDMQELEVPQAYRGAGGSSFCSSGDSVIGQLFSCEMENCSLCRCGSETVRASSTLLFTLSYPEDKTGKNCDFAQVLKRSICLEQNTQAWCDNCEKYQPTIQTRNIRHLPDILVINCEVNSLKEADFWRMQAEVAFKMAIKKHGGEISKNKEFALADWKELGSPEGMLMCSSIEELKNVWLPFSIRMKITKNKGLDVCNWTDGDEIQWGPARAEEEHGVSVYDLMATVVHILDSRTGGSLVAHIKVGETYHQRKEGVTHQQWYLFNDFLIEPIDKHEAVQFDMNWKVPAILYYVKRNLNSKYNLNIKNPIEASVLLAEASLARKQRKTHTTFIPLMLNEMPQVGDLVGLDAEFVTLNEEEAELRSDGTKSTIKPSQMSVARITCVRGQGPNEGIPFIDDYISTQEQVVDYLTQYSGIKPGDLDAKISSKHLTTLKSTYLKLRFLIDIGVKFVGHGLQKDFRVINLMVPKDQVLDTVYLFHMPRKRMISLRFLAWYFLDLKIQGETHDSIEDARTALQLYRKYLELSKNGTEPESFHKVLKGLYEKGRKMDWKVPEPEGQTSPKNAAVFSSVLAL; this comes from the exons ATGAACTTCGAGGGTCTGGATCCTGGACTGGCAGAGTATGCCCCAGCCATGCATTCAGCCCTGGACCCTGTCCTGGATGCCCATCTGAACCCAAGTCTGCTACAGAATGTGGAGCTGGATCCGGAGGGGGTGGCCTTGGAGGCTCTTCCTGTCCAGGAGTCAGTGCACATAATGGAAGGTGTCTACTCTGAATTGCACAGTGTGGTGGCTGAAGTGGGTGTGCCTGTCTCCGTCTCCCACTTTGACTTGCACGAGGAGATGCTATGGGTGGGAAGCCACGGG GGCCATGCTACTTCATTTTTCGGCCCAGCCTTGGAGCGTTACTCATCCTTTCAGGTCAATGGCAGTGATGACATTCGACAGATCCAGAGCCTAGAAAATGGTATCCTTTTTCTCACCAAGAACAACCTCAAGTATATGGCCCGTGGGGGCCTCATTATATTTGATTACCT GCTAGATGAGAGTGAGGATATGCACAGTCTCCTGCTGACTGACAGTAGCACTCTGCTTGTCGGTGGACTGCAGAACCACATACTAGAGATTGACCTTAACACTGTCCAGGAGACTCAGAAG TATGCGGTTGAGACACCTGGAGTCACTATTATGAGACAGACAAATCGTTTCTTCTTCTGTGGCCACACGTCTGGCAAG GTTTCCCTGCGAGACCTCCGTACTTTTAAGGTGGAACATGAGTTCGATGCTTTCTCAGGGAGTCTGTCAGATTTTGATGTACATGGCAACCTGCTGGCCGCCTGCGGCTTCTCCAGCCGCCTCACCGGCCTGGCCTGTGACCGTTTCCTCAAGGTGTATGATCTGCGCATGATGCGTGCCATCACACCCCTTCAAGTACACGTGGATCCTGCCTTCTTGCGCTTCATCCCCACCTATACTTCTCGACTTGCTATCATCTCCCAGTCAG GGCAGTGCCAGTTTTGTGAGCCCACAGGCCTTGCCAACCCAGCAGACATCTTTCATGTGAATCCTGTGGGGCCTCTGCTAATGACGTTTGACGTATCAGCCAGCAAGCAGGCCCTGGCCTTTGGGGATTCTGAGGGCTGTGTGCACCTCTGGACTGATTCCCCTGAACCTTCCTTCAACCCTTACTCCCGTGAGACCGAGTTTGCTTTGCCCTGTCTCGTGGACTCACTGCCTCCTCTGGACTGGAGCCAAGACCTGCTGCCTCTTTCCCTCATCCCTGTCCCGCTCACCACTGACACACTTCTCTCTGACTGGCCTGCTGCCAACTCCGCTCCAGCTCCCAG GCGAGCGCCCCCTGTGGATGCAGAGATTCTCCGCACCATGAAGAAGGTGGGCTTCATTGGCTATGCACCCAACCCCCGCACCCGGTTGCGCAATCAG ATTCCTTACCGACTCAAGGAGTCAGACAGTGAATTTGACAGCTTCAGCCAGGTCACTGAGTCACCGATAGGGCGGGAAGAGGAGCCACATCTCCACATGGTCTCTAAAAAATACCGCAAG GTAACCATCAAATACTCCAAGCTAGGGCTGGAGGACTTTGACTTCAAACACTACAATAAGACCCTGTTTGCTGGcttggagccccacatccccaATGCCTACTGTAACTGCATGATCCAG GTGCTCTACTTCCTGGAACCTGTTCGCTGTCTAATCCAGAACCATCTTTGCCAGAAGGAGTTCTGCTTGGCATGTGAGCTGGGCTTCCTCTTCCACATGTTGGACCTCTCTCGGGGTGACCCTTGTCAG GGCAGTAATTTTCTTCGGGCATTCCGCACCATCCCTGAGGCGTCGGCCCTTGGTCTGATCCTGGCGGACTCAGATGAGGCTTCAGGCAAAGGCAATCTGGCCAGGCTTATTCAGAGGTGGAATCGCTTTATTCTCACTCAACTGCATCAGGACATGCAGGAGCTCGAAGTACCTCAGGCTTATCGAGGTGCTGGAGGCAG CAGCTTTTGCTCATCGGGGGACTCAGTCATTGGGCAGCTGTTCAGCTGTGAGATGGAGAACTGTAGCCTGTGCCGCTGTGGCAGCGAGACCGTGCGGGCCTCCTCCACCCTGCTCTTCACACTCTCCTACCCCGAAG ATAAAACCGGGAAGAACTGTGACTTTGCTCAGGTGCTGAAGCGAAGCATCTGCCTAGAGCAGAATACACAGGCCTGGTGTGACAACTGTGAAAAGTACCAGCCCACG ATTCAGACCCGCAACATCCGCCATCTGCCAGATATTCTCGTCATCAACTGTGAGGTGAACAGTCTGAAAGAAGCTGATTTCTGGAGAATGCAGGCCGAG GTTGCCTTCAAGATGGCAATAAAGAAGCATGGTGGGGAAATCTCCAAGAACAAGGAGTTTGCTTTGGCTGATTG GAAAGAACTAGGGAGTCCAGAGGGCATGCTGATGTGTTCCTCCATTGAGGAGCTGAAGAATGTCTGGCTTCCTTTCTCCATTCGCATGAAGATAACCAAGAACAAAGGGCTGGACGTTTGCAATTGGACTGATGGGGATGAGATACAG TGGGGCCCAGCCAgggcagaggaggagcatggTGTCTCTGTGTATGACCTGATGGCTACTGTGGTACACATCCTGGACTCACGCACAGGGGGCAGCCTGGTGGCTCACATCAAAGTCGGAGAGACCTACCACCAGCGTAAGGAG GGTGTTACCCACCAGCAGTGGTATCTCTTCAATGACTTTCTTATTGAACCTATTGATAAG caCGAAGCTGTGCAGTTTGACATGAATTGGAAAGTGCCTGCTATCCTTTATTACGTCAAAAGGAATCTTAATTCCAAATACAACTTGAACA TCAAGAACCCTATTGAGGCAAGTGTCCTGCTGGCTGAAGCCTCACTAGCACGGAAGCAGCGGAAAACACATACTACCTTTATTCCACTGATGCTGAATGAGATGCCACAGGTTGGGGACCTGGTGGGCCTGGATGCTGAGTTTGTCACTCTTAAtgag GAGGAAGCAGAGTTACGCAGTGATGGCACTAAGTCTACCATCAAACCAAGCCAGATGTCAGTAGCAAGGATCACCTGTGTTCGGGGCCAGGGACCCAATGAGGGTATTCCCTTCATTGATGACTACATCTCTACTCAGGAGCAG GTGGTGGATTACTTGACTCAGTATTCGGGGATAAAGCCAGGAGACCTAGATGCCAAGATTTCCTCTAAGCACCTCACAACTCTCAAGTCTACCTACTTAAAGCTTCGTTTTCTTATAGACATTGGAGTCAAGTTTGTGGGTCATGGTCTGCAGAAGGACTTCCGGGTCATCAACCTCATG GTGCCCAAGGACCAAGTCCTTGACACTGTCTATCTGTTTCACATGCCCCGAAAACGAATGATATCCCTGCGATTCCTTGCTTGGTACTTTCTGG ACTTGAAGATTCAAGGGGAAACCCATGACAGTATTGAGGATGCCCGCACAGCCCTTCAGCTCTACCGAAAATATCTGGAGCTAAGCAAAAATGGCACTGAGCCTGAGTCCTTCCACAAAGTGCTCAAGGGTCTTTATGAGAAGGGCCGAAAGATGGACTGGAAGGTGCCTGAACCTGAGGGCCAAACAAGTCCCAAGA ATGCAGCTGTCTTTTCCTCAGTGTTGGCACTCTGA
- the PAN2 gene encoding PAN2-PAN3 deadenylation complex catalytic subunit PAN2 isoform X3, producing the protein MNFEGLDPGLAEYAPAMHSALDPVLDAHLNPSLLQNVELDPEGVALEALPVQESVHIMEGVYSELHSVVAEVGVPVSVSHFDLHEEMLWVGSHGGHATSFFGPALERYSSFQVNGSDDIRQIQSLENGILFLTKNNLKYMARGGLIIFDYLLDESEDMHSLLLTDSSTLLVGGLQNHILEIDLNTVQETQKYAVETPGVTIMRQTNRFFFCGHTSGKVSLRDLRTFKVEHEFDAFSGSLSDFDVHGNLLAACGFSSRLTGLACDRFLKVYDLRMMRAITPLQVHVDPAFLRFIPTYTSRLAIISQSGQCQFCEPTGLANPADIFHVNPVGPLLMTFDVSASKQALAFGDSEGCVHLWTDSPEPSFNPYSRETEFALPCLVDSLPPLDWSQDLLPLSLIPVPLTTDTLLSDWPAANSAPAPRRAPPVDAEILRTMKKVGFIGYAPNPRTRLRNQIPYRLKESDSEFDSFSQVTESPIGREEEPHLHMVSKKYRKVTIKYSKLGLEDFDFKHYNKTLFAGLEPHIPNAYCNCMIQVLYFLEPVRCLIQNHLCQKEFCLACELGFLFHMLDLSRGDPCQGSNFLRAFRTIPEASALGLILADSDEASGKGNLARLIQRWNRFILTQLHQDMQELEVPQAYRGAGGSFCSSGDSVIGQLFSCEMENCSLCRCGSETVRASSTLLFTLSYPEDKTGKNCDFAQVLKRSICLEQNTQAWCDNCEKYQPTIQTRNIRHLPDILVINCEVNSLKEADFWRMQAEVAFKMAIKKHGGEISKNKEFALADWKELGSPEGMLMCSSIEELKNVWLPFSIRMKITKNKGLDVCNWTDGDEIQWGPARAEEEHGVSVYDLMATVVHILDSRTGGSLVAHIKVGETYHQRKEGVTHQQWYLFNDFLIEPIDKHEAVQFDMNWKVPAILYYVKRNLNSKYNLNIKNPIEASVLLAEASLARKQRKTHTTFIPLMLNEMPQVGDLVGLDAEFVTLNEEEAELRSDGTKSTIKPSQMSVARITCVRGQGPNEGIPFIDDYISTQEQVVDYLTQYSGIKPGDLDAKISSKHLTTLKSTYLKLRFLIDIGVKFVGHGLQKDFRVINLMVPKDQVLDTVYLFHMPRKRMISLRFLAWYFLDLKIQGETHDSIEDARTALQLYRKYLELSKNGTEPESFHKVLKGLYEKGRKMDWKVPEPEGQTSPKNAAVFSSVLAL; encoded by the exons ATGAACTTCGAGGGTCTGGATCCTGGACTGGCAGAGTATGCCCCAGCCATGCATTCAGCCCTGGACCCTGTCCTGGATGCCCATCTGAACCCAAGTCTGCTACAGAATGTGGAGCTGGATCCGGAGGGGGTGGCCTTGGAGGCTCTTCCTGTCCAGGAGTCAGTGCACATAATGGAAGGTGTCTACTCTGAATTGCACAGTGTGGTGGCTGAAGTGGGTGTGCCTGTCTCCGTCTCCCACTTTGACTTGCACGAGGAGATGCTATGGGTGGGAAGCCACGGG GGCCATGCTACTTCATTTTTCGGCCCAGCCTTGGAGCGTTACTCATCCTTTCAGGTCAATGGCAGTGATGACATTCGACAGATCCAGAGCCTAGAAAATGGTATCCTTTTTCTCACCAAGAACAACCTCAAGTATATGGCCCGTGGGGGCCTCATTATATTTGATTACCT GCTAGATGAGAGTGAGGATATGCACAGTCTCCTGCTGACTGACAGTAGCACTCTGCTTGTCGGTGGACTGCAGAACCACATACTAGAGATTGACCTTAACACTGTCCAGGAGACTCAGAAG TATGCGGTTGAGACACCTGGAGTCACTATTATGAGACAGACAAATCGTTTCTTCTTCTGTGGCCACACGTCTGGCAAG GTTTCCCTGCGAGACCTCCGTACTTTTAAGGTGGAACATGAGTTCGATGCTTTCTCAGGGAGTCTGTCAGATTTTGATGTACATGGCAACCTGCTGGCCGCCTGCGGCTTCTCCAGCCGCCTCACCGGCCTGGCCTGTGACCGTTTCCTCAAGGTGTATGATCTGCGCATGATGCGTGCCATCACACCCCTTCAAGTACACGTGGATCCTGCCTTCTTGCGCTTCATCCCCACCTATACTTCTCGACTTGCTATCATCTCCCAGTCAG GGCAGTGCCAGTTTTGTGAGCCCACAGGCCTTGCCAACCCAGCAGACATCTTTCATGTGAATCCTGTGGGGCCTCTGCTAATGACGTTTGACGTATCAGCCAGCAAGCAGGCCCTGGCCTTTGGGGATTCTGAGGGCTGTGTGCACCTCTGGACTGATTCCCCTGAACCTTCCTTCAACCCTTACTCCCGTGAGACCGAGTTTGCTTTGCCCTGTCTCGTGGACTCACTGCCTCCTCTGGACTGGAGCCAAGACCTGCTGCCTCTTTCCCTCATCCCTGTCCCGCTCACCACTGACACACTTCTCTCTGACTGGCCTGCTGCCAACTCCGCTCCAGCTCCCAG GCGAGCGCCCCCTGTGGATGCAGAGATTCTCCGCACCATGAAGAAGGTGGGCTTCATTGGCTATGCACCCAACCCCCGCACCCGGTTGCGCAATCAG ATTCCTTACCGACTCAAGGAGTCAGACAGTGAATTTGACAGCTTCAGCCAGGTCACTGAGTCACCGATAGGGCGGGAAGAGGAGCCACATCTCCACATGGTCTCTAAAAAATACCGCAAG GTAACCATCAAATACTCCAAGCTAGGGCTGGAGGACTTTGACTTCAAACACTACAATAAGACCCTGTTTGCTGGcttggagccccacatccccaATGCCTACTGTAACTGCATGATCCAG GTGCTCTACTTCCTGGAACCTGTTCGCTGTCTAATCCAGAACCATCTTTGCCAGAAGGAGTTCTGCTTGGCATGTGAGCTGGGCTTCCTCTTCCACATGTTGGACCTCTCTCGGGGTGACCCTTGTCAG GGCAGTAATTTTCTTCGGGCATTCCGCACCATCCCTGAGGCGTCGGCCCTTGGTCTGATCCTGGCGGACTCAGATGAGGCTTCAGGCAAAGGCAATCTGGCCAGGCTTATTCAGAGGTGGAATCGCTTTATTCTCACTCAACTGCATCAGGACATGCAGGAGCTCGAAGTACCTCAGGCTTATCGAGGTGCTGGAGGCAG CTTTTGCTCATCGGGGGACTCAGTCATTGGGCAGCTGTTCAGCTGTGAGATGGAGAACTGTAGCCTGTGCCGCTGTGGCAGCGAGACCGTGCGGGCCTCCTCCACCCTGCTCTTCACACTCTCCTACCCCGAAG ATAAAACCGGGAAGAACTGTGACTTTGCTCAGGTGCTGAAGCGAAGCATCTGCCTAGAGCAGAATACACAGGCCTGGTGTGACAACTGTGAAAAGTACCAGCCCACG ATTCAGACCCGCAACATCCGCCATCTGCCAGATATTCTCGTCATCAACTGTGAGGTGAACAGTCTGAAAGAAGCTGATTTCTGGAGAATGCAGGCCGAG GTTGCCTTCAAGATGGCAATAAAGAAGCATGGTGGGGAAATCTCCAAGAACAAGGAGTTTGCTTTGGCTGATTG GAAAGAACTAGGGAGTCCAGAGGGCATGCTGATGTGTTCCTCCATTGAGGAGCTGAAGAATGTCTGGCTTCCTTTCTCCATTCGCATGAAGATAACCAAGAACAAAGGGCTGGACGTTTGCAATTGGACTGATGGGGATGAGATACAG TGGGGCCCAGCCAgggcagaggaggagcatggTGTCTCTGTGTATGACCTGATGGCTACTGTGGTACACATCCTGGACTCACGCACAGGGGGCAGCCTGGTGGCTCACATCAAAGTCGGAGAGACCTACCACCAGCGTAAGGAG GGTGTTACCCACCAGCAGTGGTATCTCTTCAATGACTTTCTTATTGAACCTATTGATAAG caCGAAGCTGTGCAGTTTGACATGAATTGGAAAGTGCCTGCTATCCTTTATTACGTCAAAAGGAATCTTAATTCCAAATACAACTTGAACA TCAAGAACCCTATTGAGGCAAGTGTCCTGCTGGCTGAAGCCTCACTAGCACGGAAGCAGCGGAAAACACATACTACCTTTATTCCACTGATGCTGAATGAGATGCCACAGGTTGGGGACCTGGTGGGCCTGGATGCTGAGTTTGTCACTCTTAAtgag GAGGAAGCAGAGTTACGCAGTGATGGCACTAAGTCTACCATCAAACCAAGCCAGATGTCAGTAGCAAGGATCACCTGTGTTCGGGGCCAGGGACCCAATGAGGGTATTCCCTTCATTGATGACTACATCTCTACTCAGGAGCAG GTGGTGGATTACTTGACTCAGTATTCGGGGATAAAGCCAGGAGACCTAGATGCCAAGATTTCCTCTAAGCACCTCACAACTCTCAAGTCTACCTACTTAAAGCTTCGTTTTCTTATAGACATTGGAGTCAAGTTTGTGGGTCATGGTCTGCAGAAGGACTTCCGGGTCATCAACCTCATG GTGCCCAAGGACCAAGTCCTTGACACTGTCTATCTGTTTCACATGCCCCGAAAACGAATGATATCCCTGCGATTCCTTGCTTGGTACTTTCTGG ACTTGAAGATTCAAGGGGAAACCCATGACAGTATTGAGGATGCCCGCACAGCCCTTCAGCTCTACCGAAAATATCTGGAGCTAAGCAAAAATGGCACTGAGCCTGAGTCCTTCCACAAAGTGCTCAAGGGTCTTTATGAGAAGGGCCGAAAGATGGACTGGAAGGTGCCTGAACCTGAGGGCCAAACAAGTCCCAAGA ATGCAGCTGTCTTTTCCTCAGTGTTGGCACTCTGA
- the PAN2 gene encoding PAN2-PAN3 deadenylation complex catalytic subunit PAN2 isoform X1, whose translation MNFEGLDPGLAEYAPAMHSALDPVLDAHLNPSLLQNVELDPEGVALEALPVQESVHIMEGVYSELHSVVAEVGVPVSVSHFDLHEEMLWVGSHGGHATSFFGPALERYSSFQVNGSDDIRQIQSLENGILFLTKNNLKYMARGGLIIFDYLLDESEDMHSLLLTDSSTLLVGGLQNHILEIDLNTVQETQKYAVETPGVTIMRQTNRFFFCGHTSGKVSLRDLRTFKVEHEFDAFSGSLSDFDVHGNLLAACGFSSRLTGLACDRFLKVYDLRMMRAITPLQVHVDPAFLRFIPTYTSRLAIISQSGQCQFCEPTGLANPADIFHVNPVGPLLMTFDVSASKQALAFGDSEGCVHLWTDSPEPSFNPYSRETEFALPCLVDSLPPLDWSQDLLPLSLIPVPLTTDTLLSDWPAANSAPAPRRAPPVDAEILRTMKKVGFIGYAPNPRTRLRNQIPYRLKESDSEFDSFSQVTESPIGREEEPHLHMVSKKYRKVTIKYSKLGLEDFDFKHYNKTLFAGLEPHIPNAYCNCMIQVLYFLEPVRCLIQNHLCQKEFCLACELGFLFHMLDLSRGDPCQGSNFLRAFRTIPEASALGLILADSDEASGKGNLARLIQRWNRFILTQLHQDMQELEVPQAYRGAGGSSFCSSGDSVIGQLFSCEMENCSLCRCGSETVRASSTLLFTLSYPEDKTGKNCDFAQVLKRSICLEQNTQAWCDNCEKYQPTIQTRNIRHLPDILVINCEVNSLKEADFWRMQAEVAFKMAIKKHGGEISKNKEFALADWKELGSPEGMLMCSSIEELKNVWLPFSIRMKITKNKGLDVCNWTDGDEIQWGPARAEEEHGVSVYDLMATVVHILDSRTGGSLVAHIKVGETYHQRKEGVTHQQWYLFNDFLIEPIDKHEAVQFDMNWKVPAILYYVKRNLNSKYNLNIKNPIEASVLLAEASLARKQRKTHTTFIPLMLNEMPQVGDLVGLDAEFVTLNEEEAELRSDGTKSTIKPSQMSVARITCVRGQGPNEGIPFIDDYISTQEQVVDYLTQYSGIKPGDLDAKISSKHLTTLKSTYLKLRFLIDIGVKFVGHGLQKDFRVINLMVPKDQVLDTVYLFHMPRKRMISLRFLAWYFLDLKIQGETHDSIEDARTALQLYRKYLELSKNGTEPESFHKVLKGLYEKGRKMDWKVPEPEGQTSPKSKTWDGTRETGQGGF comes from the exons ATGAACTTCGAGGGTCTGGATCCTGGACTGGCAGAGTATGCCCCAGCCATGCATTCAGCCCTGGACCCTGTCCTGGATGCCCATCTGAACCCAAGTCTGCTACAGAATGTGGAGCTGGATCCGGAGGGGGTGGCCTTGGAGGCTCTTCCTGTCCAGGAGTCAGTGCACATAATGGAAGGTGTCTACTCTGAATTGCACAGTGTGGTGGCTGAAGTGGGTGTGCCTGTCTCCGTCTCCCACTTTGACTTGCACGAGGAGATGCTATGGGTGGGAAGCCACGGG GGCCATGCTACTTCATTTTTCGGCCCAGCCTTGGAGCGTTACTCATCCTTTCAGGTCAATGGCAGTGATGACATTCGACAGATCCAGAGCCTAGAAAATGGTATCCTTTTTCTCACCAAGAACAACCTCAAGTATATGGCCCGTGGGGGCCTCATTATATTTGATTACCT GCTAGATGAGAGTGAGGATATGCACAGTCTCCTGCTGACTGACAGTAGCACTCTGCTTGTCGGTGGACTGCAGAACCACATACTAGAGATTGACCTTAACACTGTCCAGGAGACTCAGAAG TATGCGGTTGAGACACCTGGAGTCACTATTATGAGACAGACAAATCGTTTCTTCTTCTGTGGCCACACGTCTGGCAAG GTTTCCCTGCGAGACCTCCGTACTTTTAAGGTGGAACATGAGTTCGATGCTTTCTCAGGGAGTCTGTCAGATTTTGATGTACATGGCAACCTGCTGGCCGCCTGCGGCTTCTCCAGCCGCCTCACCGGCCTGGCCTGTGACCGTTTCCTCAAGGTGTATGATCTGCGCATGATGCGTGCCATCACACCCCTTCAAGTACACGTGGATCCTGCCTTCTTGCGCTTCATCCCCACCTATACTTCTCGACTTGCTATCATCTCCCAGTCAG GGCAGTGCCAGTTTTGTGAGCCCACAGGCCTTGCCAACCCAGCAGACATCTTTCATGTGAATCCTGTGGGGCCTCTGCTAATGACGTTTGACGTATCAGCCAGCAAGCAGGCCCTGGCCTTTGGGGATTCTGAGGGCTGTGTGCACCTCTGGACTGATTCCCCTGAACCTTCCTTCAACCCTTACTCCCGTGAGACCGAGTTTGCTTTGCCCTGTCTCGTGGACTCACTGCCTCCTCTGGACTGGAGCCAAGACCTGCTGCCTCTTTCCCTCATCCCTGTCCCGCTCACCACTGACACACTTCTCTCTGACTGGCCTGCTGCCAACTCCGCTCCAGCTCCCAG GCGAGCGCCCCCTGTGGATGCAGAGATTCTCCGCACCATGAAGAAGGTGGGCTTCATTGGCTATGCACCCAACCCCCGCACCCGGTTGCGCAATCAG ATTCCTTACCGACTCAAGGAGTCAGACAGTGAATTTGACAGCTTCAGCCAGGTCACTGAGTCACCGATAGGGCGGGAAGAGGAGCCACATCTCCACATGGTCTCTAAAAAATACCGCAAG GTAACCATCAAATACTCCAAGCTAGGGCTGGAGGACTTTGACTTCAAACACTACAATAAGACCCTGTTTGCTGGcttggagccccacatccccaATGCCTACTGTAACTGCATGATCCAG GTGCTCTACTTCCTGGAACCTGTTCGCTGTCTAATCCAGAACCATCTTTGCCAGAAGGAGTTCTGCTTGGCATGTGAGCTGGGCTTCCTCTTCCACATGTTGGACCTCTCTCGGGGTGACCCTTGTCAG GGCAGTAATTTTCTTCGGGCATTCCGCACCATCCCTGAGGCGTCGGCCCTTGGTCTGATCCTGGCGGACTCAGATGAGGCTTCAGGCAAAGGCAATCTGGCCAGGCTTATTCAGAGGTGGAATCGCTTTATTCTCACTCAACTGCATCAGGACATGCAGGAGCTCGAAGTACCTCAGGCTTATCGAGGTGCTGGAGGCAG CAGCTTTTGCTCATCGGGGGACTCAGTCATTGGGCAGCTGTTCAGCTGTGAGATGGAGAACTGTAGCCTGTGCCGCTGTGGCAGCGAGACCGTGCGGGCCTCCTCCACCCTGCTCTTCACACTCTCCTACCCCGAAG ATAAAACCGGGAAGAACTGTGACTTTGCTCAGGTGCTGAAGCGAAGCATCTGCCTAGAGCAGAATACACAGGCCTGGTGTGACAACTGTGAAAAGTACCAGCCCACG ATTCAGACCCGCAACATCCGCCATCTGCCAGATATTCTCGTCATCAACTGTGAGGTGAACAGTCTGAAAGAAGCTGATTTCTGGAGAATGCAGGCCGAG GTTGCCTTCAAGATGGCAATAAAGAAGCATGGTGGGGAAATCTCCAAGAACAAGGAGTTTGCTTTGGCTGATTG GAAAGAACTAGGGAGTCCAGAGGGCATGCTGATGTGTTCCTCCATTGAGGAGCTGAAGAATGTCTGGCTTCCTTTCTCCATTCGCATGAAGATAACCAAGAACAAAGGGCTGGACGTTTGCAATTGGACTGATGGGGATGAGATACAG TGGGGCCCAGCCAgggcagaggaggagcatggTGTCTCTGTGTATGACCTGATGGCTACTGTGGTACACATCCTGGACTCACGCACAGGGGGCAGCCTGGTGGCTCACATCAAAGTCGGAGAGACCTACCACCAGCGTAAGGAG GGTGTTACCCACCAGCAGTGGTATCTCTTCAATGACTTTCTTATTGAACCTATTGATAAG caCGAAGCTGTGCAGTTTGACATGAATTGGAAAGTGCCTGCTATCCTTTATTACGTCAAAAGGAATCTTAATTCCAAATACAACTTGAACA TCAAGAACCCTATTGAGGCAAGTGTCCTGCTGGCTGAAGCCTCACTAGCACGGAAGCAGCGGAAAACACATACTACCTTTATTCCACTGATGCTGAATGAGATGCCACAGGTTGGGGACCTGGTGGGCCTGGATGCTGAGTTTGTCACTCTTAAtgag GAGGAAGCAGAGTTACGCAGTGATGGCACTAAGTCTACCATCAAACCAAGCCAGATGTCAGTAGCAAGGATCACCTGTGTTCGGGGCCAGGGACCCAATGAGGGTATTCCCTTCATTGATGACTACATCTCTACTCAGGAGCAG GTGGTGGATTACTTGACTCAGTATTCGGGGATAAAGCCAGGAGACCTAGATGCCAAGATTTCCTCTAAGCACCTCACAACTCTCAAGTCTACCTACTTAAAGCTTCGTTTTCTTATAGACATTGGAGTCAAGTTTGTGGGTCATGGTCTGCAGAAGGACTTCCGGGTCATCAACCTCATG GTGCCCAAGGACCAAGTCCTTGACACTGTCTATCTGTTTCACATGCCCCGAAAACGAATGATATCCCTGCGATTCCTTGCTTGGTACTTTCTGG ACTTGAAGATTCAAGGGGAAACCCATGACAGTATTGAGGATGCCCGCACAGCCCTTCAGCTCTACCGAAAATATCTGGAGCTAAGCAAAAATGGCACTGAGCCTGAGTCCTTCCACAAAGTGCTCAAGGGTCTTTATGAGAAGGGCCGAAAGATGGACTGGAAGGTGCCTGAACCTGAGGGCCAAACAAGTCCCAAGAGTAAGACCTGGGATGGGACAAGGGAAACTGGACAGGGCGGGTTTTGA